In Oryzias melastigma strain HK-1 linkage group LG6, ASM292280v2, whole genome shotgun sequence, the DNA window ATCTTCATGTTGCTAAACAGAATAAACTCCTCCCCTTTTACCTTGAAATTGTACACTTAAAAGATTGTAAGTCTGAACACCTTTGGTGAACAGATTAATAATCTTAACtagaaaaagtgtgaaaatgatcTAATTAATGTTTTGCACATTAGATGTCAACTTTTCAgcagatttaattttttcagcatttttcagatttttgttaGTGGCtaatttttctgttaatttacTGTTTAgcatataaatatgtatatatatgttagCATATATGCTTTTTTAAGCCAATAGAAAAGATTCAATAAGGTAAACCTCAGTTgagttaaacagaaaaaacaagcaagtaaaaaagctgaaaaatatcaatgctgaagatgattaatttttatgaaaaaaagctgaaaaatattaaaaaaacacacaaaacgtGTAAATAACGtgtaaataactaaatattctCATCCATTGAATTGACCCGTTTTTTAAtagtgaaaatgggtcaatttaaACTTCCTGTCTAAAAAGAAAGTGGAATAATGCCGAACATCATTAAAAACCGTACTTTTTATTCTAATAGCTCAACTAAAAGGAGAAATTGGCCCAGAAAAGTTACAGCTTCAAAAGGTTAAATTATCGCTAAATGTCAATTTATTTGAAGAACGTCtgctaaaagaaataaaacaaatgggAAAATTAAGTTATTAATATCTATGCTAAACATgcagaaaaagtgaaaagtggATAAAGAGCAGTTGAATATTGTTTGAAACGTTTTTGTTGATCTGTACTTTCCTAGTTATTACAGGAAACAGAACTTTGACATAATAGTTTTTACTTTCTCTGGAAAAATCCAATCTTAAAAAAGCGGGTTAGTTTAGTGATTCGGTTCGTTTTGTCTGTAGGAagcaacaagaaaaagtttcaaattcaaaacttatttcaaaataagctccagtgtttatgttctttaatttactgtaacttttccacCATTAACGCGATAATTCCAGCaaattctaaaggagaaaagcggctcgacgagccgcttttctcctttagaatctgctggaattatcgtgttaattgttaaaaagttacagtatggtaaagtttttgtgtttaagcgccaccagcgacgcctcaaatgttaaagtgttaaacaaaagcagaaacaatcAGTAAAATGAATGGACGATTTTTCCTATAAACtgtaaagaaacagaaaaaagctagaataaaatgattttaccactatttttttttgtagaaatattAGTTTCGGGTTTTTTTGTCCAACTTTTGATGGTCAGTCAAGCTGGTCATCCCCAGATTTCTCAATCTTCagtcaaaaatcaaatgaaatcatCACCGACTTACTGACTGACTGCAAGCTGGCCTTTTCCCAGAGGAAAAACCTGGATTCAGAGTCACCCCGTGAAGTGCTGATCTCTGTTCCAAGGAATTTGCAGACATAGCTAATGGATAACTCTGAGAATGTTGGGAGTTGGACTCTAAATTCTTTCTCACTTACTCGTAAAATAGAAAGTTTaaagtctgaaaataaaaaagaactgtGGAATGTACCTGGCATCTGCCAGCTTCTGTTCCTCTGTGATGTGAGCATTCAGGTGCTTTTTAATCTCCTCTCAGCAGGTGATGATCTTTTCTGTCATTAGAATATTAGTTGCTCCAAATGCCtacagaaacagtaaaaaaaaagcacctaaTAGTTGCAATGTCCATAAAAGGGAACGACTTTGATCTAGAAAAGCCTTATTTCCACATTAATACAACTCATCCACAATTCAGCAgttaaaaatagtcaaaataattcaaaacgTACCCCCTCCCCCTTTAATttcctttctttatttcttctaATTAGTCATGGTGTACCACAGGGATCTTTGTTTGGCCTCCTACTTCTGTTATTTATGCTCCTTTAGTAATAACTAAATGGCACAGAACTGCTCACACATGGTTATGAATTTAAACATCCACCAGAAGGATAAGGTAGGCGATTTTCTTGGGGCCCCAaacctgaataaaaatgtccaaaataatttttacgtcaattttttttcaacttttttaaaaaataaagaaataaatagctGAAATGCCAGCTTATttaaaagtagggctgggtatcgcctataatttccagaatcgattcagTTTGATTCACCAGTCTGgcttgattcatttttttttttattattctttccatttagattttaaaactagcactacaccttattccagcagaagaagaaagtatgtgaccatgtgagtaaataaagatgtatgtttaggttgacagagcgttagcattagccatccaaAGGGAAATTTccttatacgttagcatcaagctagtggactttagcatcGATCTCTACTGTtttggattgattattgatccattaggcttagattgattcagatctatgaattgattttatcaacacaGCTCTATGTAAAGTGACCCCCGtccctctgcagcaatggacTATTCCGTCAACACCAAGTTAGCAAGCAGACtcttctgagattttttttaagaagagaaATGAGTCATCTGAGCGGCTATAAAAACAGAAGaggcaaagagaaaaaaaaagattgttgcCACACTTTCAAAAGTGGTGGAAGACAAAAAaggaacaagaaaaacagaatcaaaggaACTCAAAATGAAGATAAAGAAAGTCAAGAATGAGGAAAAGGACAGAAAATAAGAGGAGAGGCAAAGGGATGGGGCAGAAAGGGATcattctgaaaatgtttctttgtctttttttattgatgccACTCCATAGTGTCttgttttgttccattttttaagatttttgttccTTTAGCCTTCTTCCATAAAACCTGACAAAAAGACTACCATTTGTTATAAGAAACTAAGTGGATAATCAATAAATCGTTTTTTTCCTAGTAAAAAAGAAGGGTAcatgaaatacatttctattATAAGCTTCAGATTTTAGATGCTTTGGGTTTTTGACTTTAACGAGgaagttatttaataaatattgtggtaggattttttttttttttttaaataaataacattgtgTTATTGTTCACTTGTGGGCCCCAAACTTTTGGCAAGAGGCCCCTTGGCTACTTCTGAAATgagattttcatatttttgtgctGCAGTCAAATAAAATAAGCTCTAAAATGAAAAGTGTCTCTAACTCTGAATActaaggcccgatccgaatactccccttctccctctcctttagccctcccccttcgtttatccctccatgcttgctccaaacggagggtgatgaaaaaatagtgttgaaTATTTCAGACATGACTTttgttcaatgacgtcatcaacatcgccggtccgctagcgttagcagagcttccagcgcttgaatatacataacaaaatgcagttttataactttaaaaaggtcacactacaacataaagtcattacttacatttaaatgtaaacttctgtggttcagagcgcaccaaagtgaagaaaagagcttctttgCGCGACacggtttactctcgcgatagcggactttggacccctctgttcggagtgtgaaacttaaaaaataataattccggacacgactttgacttcaactgccacttcaaatcaaggtggagggctaaggggaagtGAGAAGGTGAGAATTCGAATTGAGTTTATTAAATGTCAGTTTTACATCCCTCCTGGGTcaagaatattttaaatgttcttccACTCAAAAGAATTCACCAAACAGCAGAGCATGCAGGCTGATGACAAAACCTGATATGGGACATCACTGGATTATTCAAGCGTATGTCACATCTCATTTTTCATCATGAAAAGTCCTCCTCCAACTTGTCAAGGCCACAACAATAGAGAAGCTGTTGGAATCGCAGAAATGGAGGGTGAAGATGGTGTTTCAAAAGAATTCCTGGCAGCAGGTGTCGAATCTGCAGGTCAGAGAAAACCTGCAGAGAATTTCCAAAGGGGCAAATAAACTGGTTTTTCAAGGGGAAACGAAATGTCTTCTAGAAAATGCAAATGTGTCTCCTCTAAAAGATGTTCTTAACAAGCCTGGGTCTGCAGCAGGAATTTCTCCAACTGTCTTTAGAAgtggaaacatttcaaacactCAGGATGAACCTTTCACCTTCATGGTGTCTGGCGTTTGAACATGACAAAGTGCACAAACCAGCTTCTAGTAGCTTATTTTGACCTAAGGTCATTTACAGTAACTGCAATAAGCTGCCTGTTTGTTATTTGTACGCTCAGGCTGACGAAAGGAGTTTTTGCTTTCCCAGCTGGCTGCGCTCCAACCTTAACGTCATGTCTGATGATGCAAGAGTCGCTGCTGCTATTTTTAGCTCCTGCAGAATTTCCAACTCTCTGTTTACTTCAGAAATGCCGCCCAATCTCTTGAGGAAGATATCAATTCAcagcaaatatttaaagttacaGGCTGGGTGTCGCTGAGACTTTATGCTGGTGATAGTAAACCAGGGCGTGTCAGGAGAAGGGAGCCATCCAAACAATGACGCTGGACAAAGAGAGAGTATTTTGAttcagagattttattttttttcatgaaggaACAAAAAGTCCcaggaataaaaaacaaaaaaaacaaaaaaccgaGTTCTTGTAGACATAATCTAATAGATGTAAGTTTGTATGTTTAAATAGACTGAAGGAAATTCCGCaccaaaacactgaagtttatgCAAACGTGTCTGAACTTGCAACTCTAGAAGTCCCACTCCGGGTCTTtcgatctattttaaaagttgtattttaattatgatgatgccgttttaCCCAAAATTTAAAGTTAGTCACAATCTCcaattagtggtgcaacaaaaatggcgagaaatatcATAGTTTTGATcaagataccagctcagatgaagaaaataaagacgttcatggatctatttgtctgcaagttgatgCATCGGAATGGGAGCTTGTAGCatatttttatgtcacaatGAAGCTTTATTTCAAACCCCATTTTCTCCTGATTCTTATCGATTTAATAActtgcatttatatatatatgttctccatcattgGCAATATGAGgcaaaaaacacgatttttggTCTCTAGAAGTTTCATTATAagccctttaacacccgagacgttgccagtgacgcttaaaatctttaacatactgtcacttttcaactgttaagacgatcaacgttattccagtagattctgaaggagaaaagcggctcgacgagccgcttttctccttcagaatccactggaataacgttgatcgtgttagcggttgaagagttacagaaaatcaaagaacaggaGCTCTGGATAAATGAGAATATACTTTGTTAGAACAGATATCCCCATCAGCCCCATCAGTTGTGACGCACAGCAGTGTGGGAAATTTATTAAGCCATCTcttgggggagtggtgagctgcagacacagccgcactcaggaGCCATTTGGTGGtctaaccccccaatccaaccccttattACTGagggtcaagcagggaggcactgggttccaaatttggagttttagGTATATATAttagcctggatttgaactcacaaccttcccaTCTCaaggcagacactctaccataaGGCCACTGAGTTGACTAACATATTGAAATTAAGACATCTCCAGAACGGCAGCATCCATGGTTCCACAGTGCCGGGTCAGGTTGTCACTTCATTTTAAAGTTGGTCCTTCCCACCTTGACTTTCTGATTTCATTCCAGTTCTTCTGTCCACCTGTGATTATAGTTCTCCATATAGAGATCCTATGATTTCTCTGACATCTTTAGGTTGAGCATAACTACTTGTAGCTTGGACCGCTTGATAGGGTGAGTCTTTATCTCTGGGGATGCTGTACTAAGGGCCTATTCCTCTGCATCCATTACCAAAACCAAGCCATAGAACAGTTTCCTGATGTCAAGCCCTTATAGTTGCTGGTAAACTACCAGGATATGGTCCGTAGCCTTCTACAGATATACTGATGGatcttttttgctttgaacTGGTTGGTGGTTGGGGCACTTTTCAGTCCTCTGGCCCATTCCTTTCACCTGCTGTGCAGTCTCAGGGTGTTGGGGCGTCAATGTTTTTTTACCGCAACCACTGGTGTCAGTTAATAATCATAAAGAGGCGTCCAGTGACCGAGGGGGGCCAGTAGCCTCAATCTAACACCACCTAAGTTCTCCAAAAACTATGTACACACCATGTGATCCGGCTTCAAGGTGGGGCTAAACAGgtgttcttgaacacacttttAGTCTATGGTGGACAGTCGCTACCCCATACTAGCAAGTGATGGAAAAGGCTTGGTGGTCAATGTggtataaatgttttaaattttgctccaggctttttctttcacatacATGACAGACTTTATGTCATTGAATTTCCTTTTCAAACAGTTGACACTTCCACTCATTTTGTAAGTCGAGCCTGAAAACTGGCTTAAAAACTTGCGTGAACACTTTGAACGTGAAGGCCAAAACTAGCTTACAGTGGTCACTTGAAAGCTTGAACGTTTCCGAGTCCAGCGTGGACGCCGCTATAAAAGTTGTTTCCATTTGCTTACGGAAAACAAGTATTTATGGGTAACTATGCAGCCTTCTTGCAGACCTGTGCCTGTATTCACCACCTGGTCGTATAAATGCTAAAACGTGATTTGAATGAATAACGCTGGTCTGATTGTTGCTGTCAGACGGGTTGGCCGCAGCATTTTCAAGTCATTTGTTTAGAGGAGTTCCACAACGTTGTTTATGACCACAAAGAAAGGCTCTTCAGGTCCCCACAGTCTGCTGAATGATGTCACTCATCTCCCAAACAGATACACGGAGAACACAGCGGCCTCCATCGTCAGCAGATCTCAGAGCTTTAATGTGATGGACTTAATTAGGCACAACTGGAAAAACATCCCCGTTTTTAATATATtccaaaaaaaaggtgaaatgttGGGATGACAGTATTACTTCAGTatgttttattcaattcaatttttatttatatagcccaaaatcacaaagagatttgcctcattgggcttcaaaatataaacaattgttaaaaactaaacagactacataaactggttatccctgcccttagaccctccctcccggtaaggaaaaactcctaaaaaaatatgagaataaaaatctaacttttgaTGTGAAAATTATCAGGATTCCATATATCTAGAGAAAATcttgatgttttctttgttatttctccaaatttagaataaagtttaataaagtgaaaatactctgcttaacttttaaaataaattaattacgACCCCTGTGCATCCACCAACCTGTTACGTAGATGCATTTTATACGTTTGACCCTAATCATTTCACTTTGATCCTCAAAATTGCTGCATTTTGCATATTTCCTGTTCAATTTCagcacaacagtttcaaaattatttcagtttttagcaCAATCGCTGGGGGATTTTCACCGGAGCAAAAGTATTCACATAAATTTCAAtatgctgcatttttctgagtgtcgtAGCCCATGGGTAAAGTcatacatgtcccaggaatgaaTAGaccaaagatctttttttttttttttaggatttttttcttctcaatttATCAGTTTTCAGCCATTTTCAAGcctgtttttaagattttcctatgtatttttttccattttgttacataaatgacagttaaaaataaaaaaaactactctaatttattgcgtgttgtcatattttgaactatttttgtgaggaatactttttattgggtatatcgggtaaaaattcagcagcaaaagtgatggtgtaactttttatagcaaaagtgttccAGGGTTAAATGCTTATCAAACATAATTAATTCTATCTACTAGTTATTTCACATTaaggtaagttttttttttttaaatatatgattAATACAAATGCTGCAGGGGGcccctttttaattttcaccgggggcccccaaactgctaaatCCGCCTCTGGATAAGTGAtgataaaatatcaaatttcaATCTATTATAGTAAACGTACAATAATAATGTCCGCGTTTGAACTCTGTCCACGCGGTAACAAGTGCGGTGTCTTCGTGTCACGTGTTTGATCAGGATTGACCGACTAACTTTATCGCTGTGATCCATGAAACTTTCCCCCGGCTCACTTTACTTCCGGTGAGTTGCTTCGCGCGCCAGCTGCGATGGAAAGCATTGGAATCCCAGCTGCTTTGTTTGTAGCGCGAGCCTACTTCCGGTTCTCTATTAACCTGTTCGCTTCCAAAACGGGAAGTGCCTCTCATTAAAAAGGACCGCTCTGGCCGCGGGATGGGTACTCGACGCTGCGACAGGAATCAGAGATGCGGGTTCCACAGGTGAGTCTCCCGCTGAGCACACACCACCACCATCACTACTACTCCAACTCACCTGAGGTTTGTTTTCGCCCTCAAGATTCTCATCATCGTTTTGTGGCTCGCGGCTCTGTGCGCGTGCAAGAAGTGTGTCCGGAAAGAGAAACTGGATGAAGAGGCGACCAGGACGATGGCAAGGCGAGGCATCGGGTGGCACAGCATCTCCACCCCGAGCTCCAACACCACCGGCTGTCCGGTGGATCTTTACCAGAACTGGGTCTCTACAGATGATGGAAAGAGGTCCATCTCCCCCTGGAAGTACAGGTGagatcctcctcctcatcttcatcctcatcatccGAGAGCATCTTTCTGCATCCAACTCTTAGTTTATTATTCTtgcttaaaaagttttaaaatagtttttaatttcaatatgattttttaaaatcataaataaagttgagtatataaaaatgtcatattaattctaaaatatttttcttttatttgtgttaaatttgaattataattatttgaaGGGTGAATTTGAGCATTAGGATTTAGTTTCTCTTGATTGTGAGAGTCGTAAACAACTTATATACATGCTTATATAcattgttctttaatttactttaactttacCACTGTTAAGAAGATTAATGTTATTCCAGTGaattctgaaggagaagagccgcttttctccttcagaattcaCTGGAATAACATTAATCGTGCTAAGATTTTATGTTTCAGCATCAAAgcataaaataagaatttaatcttttttttataattattccCTTCCATTCCTTAAGTTGTAAACTTGTACTTTTGACtcttcatgaaaggaaaaaataatttaaaattcaaattttactcaaataaatacaaattttattttaaaaaacagaattttactGAAAAGTGTTTAATATCTTGCCTGATTTTAAACGtttagtctttaaataaaattattttagtagtttttACACTTATTTTCATTAATAAGTAATGctattattgcattttttacagaaaatcaaattttagttaaagtttaaaaaaataaataaataaaagaaacttgtACTAAATGTAGAGTTTACCTGATGGATATCAAACCCATAACCGAGCCTTCAGCAGATTTGAAATAAACCCTGGAAATCACGTTCACTCGATCCGGGCTGCCACCGACAGGAGGAGCTCAGCAGGGAGGTGTGGAGGGAAAGCCCCAGCTTGGCTCACCCGACCGGCGGTTGCATCACTGCAGCTCCACACTGATGAACGAAGGTCTGTTTAAGAGATCTGCCACTTTTGATGCCAAAATAGCCACTAAAGTCCCACATTACCGTTTGGAAATATTacttatccaaaaaaaaaaggctaaaaatagaaaatagctGAATTATAACAGTATTACatacaaaagttttagtttgtCTTACTTAAGACGGCATCAAATAcacatttctttcaaaataaaagacttcctgtgtcaaataactaacttattattatttcaaagcactaaaatttttatttaaagccaaagagccacaatggaggaataaTATTTACAGTTCACCTAAGACTTttcagtaaaacaacaaaaaagtaagtTGAATTcccacaaataaatataaaatctcACATTACTTAGTTAGGATTTATACCTACAATTtttacaacaaagaaaacaaacatttgatcagaaattaaatgtttctATCCAGTTTGTTAGTGTGTTTTTGTAGTAACACCTTCTGAACAGTAGGTGGCagtattagtcttttttttctggagctACAGGtgttttttctggtttgtgATGCTTCCGCGCTCTGATAAAGCATCCATTCATGCAgatcttaaaaattaaaaattcaggtgtttttatttgtgttttaagcttcataatcctttatttttatggtatttGTTTCCAGGGAAGTTACAAAAGAGGGATTTTTTCCCTCCACCTACATGGAAGCAGAGTGTCTCTGCACCGGATGCATACTCGTCAAGGGCAACACAGTCAAGGAAAGCATGGACTACAACTCCAAGCACCTGGTGGTGTCGCGGTTGTTTCTGAAGCGAGTCCTCTGTAAGAACAAGAGAAACGGCACGGCCGAGATGTACAAACTGGAGATTGCTCAAGTGGATGTAGCAGTGGGGTGCTTCTGCGCCAGGCCCAACAACAAGAAGTGATGCTGCGTCGAGCATCGTCATGCAGTCTGACCTCCAGATAAGAAGCTCCTTTGCAGCCGACGTGCCTGCAAATTTAATGAGTCTTCAAAAGCCCATCTTTTataataaatctatttattttttatttatttgagtcaAGTTGTAGGCCATCTCGTTCCCTTAACACTAAGTAATTTTCTGCATAATGCAGCTGAGGTTTTACaacctttttattcttactgatGCTATGTCATCGACAAATAGCTATTgtatagtttttgttgttttatgctGACGTGGATTATTTATTGATATTCTTTATTTCTTGATAAATGTTGAGACAAATTGTAACCTAATGGAGCTGATTTCTTTCTGTTGAAAGTTTTTGTCAAGTGAAGCTTCTTAGAAGCAAACGAttcagtttatttctttattgcaccAAGAGCGTTTTTTTCCATGAAGAACGATGCAAACGTAGATGTTTGTGGTAAATCCGATAGGAATGAATGTTTAatgatgtaaaaatatatatattagaaaaaaggaacaatttaatgcttttatttattttttatatttccaaaTAAAGATTAATTGAAAGCAAAAttatctgtttttgtgttttaattagttttttttttttacgtttttcatCAAAAGTCTTCTCTGAACAAATTTCTGTAAAAGTGATGATAAATGCGGCTTTGATTGAGGGAATTCTGAGAATATCAGATGCTTTTTGACAccatacaaatgttttttatcaaaCAGTTTCTATTTAAATTGGCCTAAAATGAGCCCTAAATCTTTGATtagacttttacatttttttctgaactatGTTTGGATCCCTGTTCTGctgcttttatatttttcatcaaaGGCAGAAGCTGGAATGCCCACAAAAGCATGA includes these proteins:
- the il17c gene encoding interleukin-17C; its protein translation is MRVPQILIIVLWLAALCACKKCVRKEKLDEEATRTMARRGIGWHSISTPSSNTTGCPVDLYQNWVSTDDGKRSISPWKYREVTKEGFFPSTYMEAECLCTGCILVKGNTVKESMDYNSKHLVVSRLFLKRVLCKNKRNGTAEMYKLEIAQVDVAVGCFCARPNNKK